The stretch of DNA GCCCAGCGTAAGTTAATATGACTTGTAGCACGATGATTGCTTCCTGTGCCGAGAGGAGAGCGGCAACTCGGCTTGAAAAACCCGCTGACAGGCAGCGACATCAGCGGAGCTTCATCAGGTCGCTTGCctttttttatgaatgaaaaatCGCTGTCGCTTTGGCTATAGCCATCTCCCTCTGCTGGCGGaagttataaattaattgagtAAATATCGATTCGCAAACATACCTACACACAGAGGGAGAGGATCCGATGTCTAGGGCTTGTTAATTGGCAGCACTTGAAGAGCAACTCGCAAAACACAGAGCGTTCAACTCCAGCTATTTGCATAGTCAAATTGGCTGGATACACGGAGCTATTGGCAATCGAGTTAGGAACTGTTTAGCTGCCAGCGTTTCGGTGCAGGAGATTAATGACCATAGAAATCGAATATTCAATTGCTCATCGAGTATTCTCATTCGGCTTTGATAATTTATTGAGAGCGCTTCAGATGGATTTTTATGCTTGCCACCGCTCAGGGAGCATTTCGTGTAATTCGGAGCGCGTTTTATGGCAGTGCTTTTATGGCACTGCCAATACGCTTGCCGTCAACTTAGGCTAAACTTTAGTAATTACCAGACGGCGTTATTTGCCAATTATTTACTCGTTCTCATAAATCGCTCGATGCTTCAAGGCGAGAATTTATGACTGAATGGAGTTGCTTCATATCGGTAATATGCCATTAATTGGAGAGTGGACCGCTTTTGTGGGTAATCTATTTAAGAGTTGAGCTAAAAAGTTCTTTAAACCAAGTGGATACTGTTATAAAGTCTCTGTTGGAGATTTTTTACTCTCAAAGCCCAGTTATCTGTGTACGGTTTCTAAGGAGAAAACCTTTAGCTTGCCAACTTCGCACGGTACACATCTTTaacccaatatttttttacactcGCCCGAGGCGACTGTATCTTTTCGAGATCTGAGAGAGCGCGTCATGCATAATTGCATATATCAGATACAAACACCTAGCTGTACACGTATGTTTGTATATTTCGCAAACACATACTGTAcatatgtttgtatatttGCTCGCTCGTTACTGTCGCGTCATAAGGAGCGACAACAATtgctgtttctgttgctgttgcagttgcaacttGTTTGGTACCTGCCGCTGCCGTTGACGCCACCCAACTGTCAACTTTCTTTTTTCACCCCACCCCGACTCATGTAATTACAGTGTACCGCCTGTAagcgtatgtgtgtgtttgtgtgtgagtTTTACTTGCATGCAATTagcataaaaaatatcaacacaGTTTGCATTTATATAACGCTACAAATTATGCATCATTGAAGCTGCCACCGCAGCAGCAAACTGCAATGACGTTGAATAATGACCGAAAATGCAATGGAAACCCGGCTGTATCCACACCCACCCCCCCCACCACCCCGTCGCACTGTGAAGTGGCAAGCTGGCAGTCAACAGTTCGCCAgcggaaaacagaaaacagccaGCGGGCCCAGACACCGCAGCCTCGGCTCCATCTGCATCTGCCTCGGCCTCGGCCTCCGCATCCCCGTCTCCTAAACTCCAGCTCCATCATCCACCATCCTGGCCAAGACTGGTTGGCGGGGGGCCGAGGGGGCGGAGGACGCGGCGATGTAGGAGTATAAACTTGTACCCGACGTCGTCGTGGTAGGTGCCACTGACACCTTACGCACACCCACTTCCAAACATGTTGCTCGTATCTGCAAAGGCAAGCCAAGTGCGATGAGCTCGTGCTGGCTATAAGATATGCGCAATATTTACTCCACATAATGGCAAAATAACAGGGAGATTAGCcagtaaatttaaatcaacatAACATAtctcaatatttaattataaaatgctATAATTAAACAGACAATAATAAGTATGACACTGCATTGGGAGCTATTTATTAAAACTGTTTAAACAATCATTCCACATTATTACAGATCTTGTTCAACCACCCTGAAAGCGaccctaaaaatgtaaaatttattagGGATTTGCTAGGCCACGAAATCTAGAAACGAAAGTGCATAATACGAATAGataagaataaaaattaaaccccAAACTTGTATAAAATCTGTAGGTAATGCATCGATCAGTATCAGTTCTCAAAATGAAGGTCTTGATTGCTCTGGTTGTTTTGATGTCCCTTGGCCCTTTGGCCTCTGCTATTTTCGTATGTATCAGTACTTTTtgagtattattattaaactaatttggtTTCCAAACAGAAACATTTAGCAAATGAGTGCGCAAAAAAACATGGAATCACTCCATATCTCATTGAGAACTTTCCACAAAGTAATCAAGTCAAGTGCTATTATCATTGTCAATTGGAAAAGCTGGAAATAATTGCCAATGGCGTTGTCAACCCTTTCGATGTGTCCGTACTTAACGTAACTGAGGCGAACTACAACGAGTTTGGTATAAAGATAAAGCCATGCTTGACAATATTAAACGCCAAAAATTGTGAGCTCGGCTATTTGGTATTCGAGTGCCTAAAAAGACACTTTGATgaattaaatcaataaattaatatggGGTATTCCTATTTGATTGATGAGTAAAAAAGTATCGCCAATTTTTTTGGGTATAACGAATAACGTGATATTTGGTTACCAATGGGTCGATACTTACAATCTTTTTAACCTCGCTAAAGAATTtctgaataataataaaaataagaatttcTTCATAactaatagtaaataataataaatatttatttttgaacacGAAATCTAGAAACGAATACGAATAGTTAAGAAGAAAAATTATAGTCGAAACTTATGCGTAAGCCTGTCCAAAGATCGTATAAAAGGTGTAGGTAATGCATCGATCAGTATCAGTTCTCAAAATGAAAGTCTTGATTGCTCTGGTTGTTTTGATGTCCCTTGGCCCTCTGGCCTCTGCTATTTTCGTAAGTATCAGTACATTTTagttaaacattattttactaattttgtttcaaaacAGAAACATTTAAGTAATGAGTGCTCAAAAAAACATGGGATCACTCCATATCTTATTGAACATCATCCCAAAAGTAATCAAGTCAAGTGCTTTTATCATTGCCAATTGGAAAAGCTGGAAATAATTGCCAATGGCGTTATCAACCCTTTCGATGTGTCCGTACTTAACGTAACTGAGGCAAACTACAACGAGTTTGGCATAAAGATTAAGCCGTGCTTGACAATATTAAACGCCAAAAATTGTGAGCTCGGCTATTTGGTATTCGAGTGCCTAAAAAGACACTTTgatgaattaaattaataaataaattcggtGTATTCCTATTTTATTAATGAGTAAAAAAAGTGTCGCTTATATTTTTGGGGTAAATGGGGTACAATAAAGTCACTGAATAACGAGATATTTGGTTACCAAAGGGTCgatatttataatgtttttaaCCTCACTAAAAGATTTCTAAATAATACTAATTTCATTGTAactaatagtaaataataatgcaaaaataaagttttgaaCACGAAATCCAGAATCGAAGGTGCATAATACGAATAgacaagaagaaaaataatagccGAAACTTATGCGTAAACCCGTCAAAAGATCGTATAAAAGCTGTATGTAATGCATCGATCAGTTTCAGTTCTTAAAATGAAGGTCTTGATTGCTCTGGTTGTTTTGATGTCCCTTGGCCCTCTGGCCTCTGCTATTTTCGTAAGTATcagtacatttttgtaaaatattattttactaattttgtttcaaaacAGAAACATTTAAGTAATGAGTGCGCAAAAAAACATGGAGTCACTCCATATCTTATTGAGAACCATCCCACCAGTAGTCAAGTCAAGTGCTATTACTATTGTCAACTAGAAAAGCTCGAAATACTTGCCAATGGCGTTATCAACCCTTTCGATGTTTCCGTACTTAACGTAACTGAGAAGAACTACCACGAGTACAGTATAAAGATTAAGCTGTGCTTGTCGATGTCACACCACAACAAATGTGAGCTCGGCTATATGGTATTCCAATGCCTTAAAAGACACCTCGaaggtttaaattaataaatccaTTTGGGGTATTCCTATTTTAATAAAGAGTAAAAAAGAGTCGCTTATATTTTTGGGGTAAATGGGTCACATAAAGTCACTGGAtaattagaaataaattgtttGGACCTAGACACATGAGTgcataagaaataataagaaattaatatGAACGTAAACATTAAGTACAACAATATCAATTTCAAGATTCTGGCTCATCGGTGCTCATTCTTAGAAATCCGGGTGGTATTCTATAAGTGTGGAGACACATATCTATAAACTGAGAGCCCATGAATACAACAGATTTAAAGGTAAGCAAATTTTAGAAACTGTATTTACTAGCacgaaaatattataatttttgtccgaaaatgatatatttaaacatttggTAGAGTCGAAACTTACAATCTTTTTAACCTcgctaaaatatttcaaaatattaaaaatttcttggtaactaataataaatataaatacaaattaagattGCACACGAGAGTGCATAATAGGAACAGataagaagaaaaataatagccGAAACACCCGTCCAAAGATCATATAAATGTTGTAGGTGAATGCATCGATCAGTTTCAGTTCTCAAAATGAAGGTATTGATTGCTCTGGTTGTTTTGATGTCCCTTGGCCCTCTGGCCTCTGCTATTTTCGTAAGTATCCGTACGTTTTTGTACAATATTAttctaataattttgttttaaaacagaAACATTTAGCAGATGAGTGCATAAAAAAACATGGAATCACTCCATATCTTATAGAAAACAATCCCACAAGTTCTCAAGTCAAGTGCTTTTATTATTGCCAATTGGAAAAGCTCGAAATACTGGCCAATGGAGTTGTCAACCCTTTTGATGTGTCCGTACTTAACGTAACTGAGAAGAACTACGCCGAGTACGGTATAAAGATTAAGCTGTGCTTGTCAATATTAAACCATAATAAATGTGAGCTCGGCTATATGGTATTCCAGTGCCTAAAAAGACACCtcgacaaattaaattaataaataaatttggggTATTCCTATTTAAATAAAGGGCAAAAAGGTGTcgcttatattttatatttatattttacaataaagtCACtggataattataaataaaccaaatttaattttcgaaacgaattataaaaaaatcaaaaactttaATGATAATAAAAACCTTATTAAAGCTATCCATATTGCATAAATGTGTTGGTggccaaatataaatatttttaacagaaCGAATTACACAAAGATTTTCCAAAACTAGGATTAATTCCTGTGCATTTAATAGAGGCAAcaaatttctatatttatgTCAGTAAAATTAATACTACAACTTTGTAGTTTATAGATCTCAAGGAAAAACAGGAACTcaattattaaattgattGGGCTTTTTTTCTCAGACACATGAGTGCACGttaataacaaattaatatcaacAGCCATAATATCAAGTCACAATGGCCCTAAAATCAGAATTAGCCATGATAAGCAACGATTATGATTCGACATAAACATAAAGTACAACAATATCAATTTCAAGAGTCGGGCTTATCGTTGTTCATCCTTAGAAATCCGGGTGGTGTTCCATAAGTGTGTAGATACACATGTAGGATCTCAGAGGCCCTGTACCCCCACCACCCCAAAACCAGCGCACCACCTCTAGTAGATGTATGGCACGCATGAATAGACAGCAGCCGAGCTTTGAAAGCGCATTCGCATTCACACTCATGCTAGAAATCGCATTCTCCGCCGCTGAGTTTTCACTCACTTGACGTGCAAAGTACTGCAAAAAATACGGAAAAAAACAGCATAAAACAGAATATGTTTGTAGGAAACAAAAACATAGGAAAAGCCAGAGGAAGagcaaaaaaattggttcaatTTAGCACAAAGACAACACGGAGAGTGGGGGAACTTTTTAGCCGGGCCCCATCGCATGGGCCTATTGAAGACCCGGCTCCAGTTGAGAAAAGCAAACAACGACAACTCGTTAGCACAAATTTCAAGCGGGTGAGAGAACGAATTGGCGGGGAGTGTCAACGCCTTTTAAATGGGCagctttttagcttttttcggTTACAATGGTTCTCAGACCAACGCGAAACAGGAAAAGCCattccactccactccactttGTTCTTGTTTTGGCCGCTGATACTTTTTGGCAAATTTTCATAAACTGATATTTATCTTTACTGCACAAAAGAAAATGTGCTCTGCCAGCAGAGGAAGAAAAGAAGTTGCGAGCAATTTTCTGCTGCTTTTCGTTGCTCATTTTCGGTTTTCTGGCGGAAGTGAATttgcacaaaaaataataaggaaCATGTTTTGCGCTTTTGACCAAAAACTGCCAGCCCAAATAGAAATGTTTACACcaaccgaaaaataaatactgcTCCAGGAAGAATTCAGTTTATAGAGTAGGGGCTCTTGGGGGAGGGGAGAATGTGCATAAGCCAACTTAACAACAGCAAGATGGCAGCACATTTTGTATTtacataaaaacaaatgaCCAGCATTTTGTGTTTGGGGTCGCAACTTTGTGATCAAGCCAAGGGGGGAAATCCAGGGACAAAGTCCGAGATGGAAAgagctgttcacaaatgagaAGGTACGACCGGGGGTTGTAATTATGCGGCACTTTCCGATGCAGATGCAGGCTGatgaatatatatgtatttatatggATGGGATGTATATCCCAGCAAGGAATgcaattttctttctttcttggGAAAAAGTTACAGACATGAGGTGGCAAAAATTCACCTTTTTGTAGCTGCAAGTAAGCCTGCATTGGATGATCAAATGGGgagtgaaataaataaaagtaataaaaactgCAGCTAAGAAACATACGATAAAAATCTTGtataatcaattttaaatacctaaaCAAGTGAAAAAAAGAATGTAACAATTAActataatttacttttttctGTCAAATATCCGTATTCCGAATAAGCTGTACCGTAACCGACATAAGATTCGGTTTGATTCCCTGTTAGTAACTAATGGTTGGGAACTTATGCGTTAAGTAGCAcgataaattttttaaaatatgccgGCAGTGCACTGATCAAAATCAGCCTCCAAAATGGAAGCCTTAGTTCTTTTCCTAGTTATTTTATACATTGCTTATGCCGCTAAAGTAAAAGCGTATTGATATGGTTTTATTAATGTAAGTAAAATTgaagtacatatttttaattttttttatatgatgGAAAACGGCAAGATACTTAGTCTTTCAGATCATCCTGTAAAGCTAAGGTAAAGGCATTGCTTTGACGAAGCCAATACCGACGATTGTGAGCTGGGCTTATAAGCTTTTTAAATGCCTAAAAAACGTAAATGAATTGCCAATTGCAGCAACTCTTAAAGATTAGGGATCTTATTGCCTAAAAATTATccaaaataaggaaaatatatCTAAGGAATAAATgtctttttacttttatattttttataatgagtaaagtaatacaaataaatattcgattatattgtatatttttacatcTACTGCAGATTTTTCTACTTATACCTAGAATGAGCGAAACACAAATTTTTTCTCAACCCTTTTGTACATACAAATATTCAATTTTCTGCTCCCTCAAAAAGTGGAATACATGAAAGGGGATGCCTCCGTAATGAGGCGGGCACTTGGGCTTAAGGATAGCTTGGAATCCATCCAAATGGAGCACATACATCACATCGGCTTTCTGTTCTGTGGCCAGAGCCAAACGCGGTCAGTTAGCAACTTGAAGAGCTGCCTTATGTAGGCTAGTACCAACATCATTTGCTCTTTATGGCTTAGAGCTCTTGTACGCAACCCCATAACCCGTTCGTCATATAATTTGcactcatttttttaaactcctTTCTGCGTGTTTTTTGCTGCTTTTAATCAGAGCAAGTGGCTTACTTGCCGAGTGGTAGTGGTCTTAGTTGGGCAACCGATTAGCTGGACCTAAGCCGTTGGTTCAATGCACTACCGGCGTAGTGAAGGATTTATGCTGAAAAGTTGTGTGCTAACACACTTTAGCTTTAGCTTTGGCTGCGGCATTAAGCCAAATCGGGTTTTAAGTCCACTCTGTTTGCCGAGGTTTTGCAGCCCTAATTCAATTTGCCTACGTAAATCGTCTGCGGATTATAAAGCTGACAGTACATATGGACGGATATCTC from Drosophila takahashii strain IR98-3 E-12201 chromosome 2R, DtakHiC1v2, whole genome shotgun sequence encodes:
- the LOC108069776 gene encoding uncharacterized protein, whose translation is MHRSVSVLKMKVLIALVVLMSLGPLASAIFKHLANECAKKHGITPYLIENFPQSNQVKCYYHCQLEKLEIIANGVVNPFDVSVLNVTEANYNEFGIKIKPCLTILNAKNCELGYLVFECLKRHFDELNQ
- the LOC108069614 gene encoding uncharacterized protein, whose translation is MHRSVSVLKMKVLIALVVLMSLGPLASAIFKHLSNECAKKHGVTPYLIENHPTSSQVKCYYYCQLEKLEILANGVINPFDVSVLNVTEKNYHEYSIKIKLCLSMSHHNKCELGYMVFQCLKRHLEGLN
- the Obp51a gene encoding uncharacterized protein Obp51a; this encodes MHRSVSVLKMKVLIALVVLMSLGPLASAIFKHLADECIKKHGITPYLIENNPTSSQVKCFYYCQLEKLEILANGVVNPFDVSVLNVTEKNYAEYGIKIKLCLSILNHNKCELGYMVFQCLKRHLDKLN